CGTCGGGACGCCGCGCCCGTGACTCCTTCCCCAGCATCCCTTGCAACTGCGCGTCGGCGATCGCCCGCGAGCCATCCCGCTTCACGAGCGCGATCAGGTCGTCCCGCTTGCTCCGGGTGTCCTCGTCGTCGGCCCCGGCCTTGGTATCCGAGAAGATCAGCGCCCGGATGCGATCGGGGTGCCGCCGCCACATGGCCATGGCCACGTAGCCGCCCATCGAGAGTCCGCACACCACCGCCGCCTCGATCCCGAGCCAGTCCAGCAGTGCCGCGACATCATCGGCGTACTGGTCCATCGAGAATGGGCCGAACGTGCTCGAATGGCCGAAGCCACGCAGGTCGGGCACGATGCACCGCACGTGCGGCGCCAGCGACATGCGCTGGGCCGTCCACAAGGTGCGATCATGCGGAAAGCCGTGCAGGAAAACCACCGGTAGGCCGTCACCACTGTCGTCAAAGCCAACCTGATATCCGGGGAGCTGGGCGATCATGAGGCCGCCGGGACAGGACCGCTGTCGGCCACGTCCATGACCGTGTCAGGATCCACGTCGGCCCGCGCCATGTCCTCCAATTTGCCCTGCTTCACCATCGCTTTCTCCCGGGCGTTTTCGCGCTCGGCCATCATGCGCAGTGGCACCAGGACCGCGGCCGTCAGCGGCACCGCGACCATGAGCCCCACGAAGCCGAACACCAGCGTCATCAACGATTGCGCCACCAGTGTGATCGCCGGCGGCAAATCCATCTCACCGCGCATGAGATACGGGATGAGCAGATTGTTCTCGAGGAACTGGATCCCCCAGTACGCGATCAGTACCGCCAGCGCCTTCTCCGGCGAGTCCACGAACGCCATCAGCACGGCCGGCACGGCGCTCATCACCGGACCCACCGTGGGGATGAACTCGAACAGGCCGGCGATGAACGCCAGCGCAAATGGGGCCTTCACGCCGAGCAACAGCAGCACGATCATGCTCACGACACCGATCACGACCATCGCGATCATCTGCGTGACAAGCCATTTCCGGAGCACGGTGGCGATTTCCGCGAGCACCAGCCGCACCTGCGCCCGCGAGGTGGCCGGAACCACCGACAGCAGCCACCCGCGATAGACCTCGGGCTCGGCGCCGATGTACATCGCCAGGAACACCAGCAGAACGAACGCCGCTACCGCCGTCAGCGTGTTCGACACGAACGAGAACAGGTAGCGAGACGCACCGCCAAGTTGCTCCGTGATGCGCTTCTTGATTGCCTCGCTGGGTGACGCCGCGATGGAATCGGCCGCCTGGCGCAACACCTGCGCGGCGGTCGGTTTGCGCGTGCTCGTCGCCGGGACGCCCACCGCCACCGGGGGGGCGACCGTGACGCCGCCGGCCGTGGCCGGTGGCGTGGCCGCCGACTTGATCAGCGTGCCGACCAGCCCCGTGCGCTTCGAGTCGATCCAGGTCTGGACCTTGTGAATCGCTTCCGGGAACTCGG
The sequence above is a segment of the Gemmatimonas sp. genome. Coding sequences within it:
- a CDS encoding alpha/beta fold hydrolase yields the protein MIAQLPGYQVGFDDSGDGLPVVFLHGFPHDRTLWTAQRMSLAPHVRCIVPDLRGFGHSSTFGPFSMDQYADDVAALLDWLGIEAAVVCGLSMGGYVAMAMWRRHPDRIRALIFSDTKAGADDEDTRSKRDDLIALVKRDGSRAIADAQLQGMLGKESRARRPDVVNTIRVMMARQSVAGITGALQALRDRPDSRETLGTITVPTLVVVGEDDVLTPIKEARAIAEALPAAARVRMEIIAGAGHLPCVERPAATTHAFSDFLATLADSA
- a CDS encoding AI-2E family transporter, with the protein product MTTIDQDLLPEPLSPERRGWRTADLARASVVALAVWFGLQLAWSVSSLLFLVFLATLFGLAVGRGVDYLERFRIRRGIASALIVLSTLGAIGGVLAWTAPTLIEQGKQLQTEFPEAIHKVQTWIDSKRTGLVGTLIKSAATPPATAGGVTVAPPVAVGVPATSTRKPTAAQVLRQAADSIAASPSEAIKKRITEQLGGASRYLFSFVSNTLTAVAAFVLLVFLAMYIGAEPEVYRGWLLSVVPATSRAQVRLVLAEIATVLRKWLVTQMIAMVVIGVVSMIVLLLLGVKAPFALAFIAGLFEFIPTVGPVMSAVPAVLMAFVDSPEKALAVLIAYWGIQFLENNLLIPYLMRGEMDLPPAITLVAQSLMTLVFGFVGLMVAVPLTAAVLVPLRMMAERENAREKAMVKQGKLEDMARADVDPDTVMDVADSGPVPAAS